A region of Cucumis melo cultivar AY chromosome 2, USDA_Cmelo_AY_1.0, whole genome shotgun sequence DNA encodes the following proteins:
- the LOC103492496 gene encoding AP2/ERF and B3 domain-containing transcription factor At1g50680-like yields MEDEASSSLLSHIKNPILTEEVSDSNFTYYAIPEAKRPRLDNDLNDVIAVGKFKGVVPQQNGRWGAQIYANHQRIWLGTFKTEKDAAMAYDSAAIKLRTRDSHRNFPWTRRTIEEPNFQVKFSTDAVLSMIKDGSYYSKFSAYLRTRSQIHDTNLQNPKKLDNGDGDSLFSCSHLFQKELTPSDVGKLNRLVIPKKYAVKHFPYISESAEVNGDDIEIVFYDTSMKTWKFRYCYWRSSQSFVFTRGWNRFVKEKKLKANDIITFYTYESCGRDENGGSLNFIDVIYKKSEDDQSESSCLAAEKESVKNEKILEREELRQNQEKDYEKMKKKEILSFELNRNDKKVGEKRVRLFGVHIN; encoded by the coding sequence ATGGAAGACGAAGCTTCCTCCAGTTTACTTTCACATATCAAGAATCCTATCCTAACAGAGGAAGTTTCAGATTCTAATTTCACATATTATGCCATACCTGAAGCCAAGCGCCCGAGATTGGACAATGATCTTAATGATGTTATAGCCGTCGGAAAATTCAAAGGCGTTGTACCGCAACAGAATGGGCGTTGGGGAGCACAAATCTACGCGAATCATCAGAGGATTTGGCTTGGTACCTTCAAAACAGAGAAAGACGCTGCTATGGCTTATGATAGCGCCGCTATCAAGCTTCGAACTAGAGATTCTCACCGGAATTTCCCTTGGACTCGTCGAACAATCGAGGAACCTAATTTTCAAGTCAAATTCTCTACAGATGCCGTTTTGAGTATGATCAAAGACGGATCGTATTACTCCAAATTTTCCGCTTATTTACGAACACGATCACAAATTCACGACACGAATTTACAGAATCCTAAAAAACTCGACAATGGCGATGGCGATAGCCTTTTCTCTTGTAGTCATCTATTCCAGAAGGAATTAACACCGAGCGATGTTGGGAAGTTGAATCGACTCGTAATCCCTAAAAAATACGCTGTGAAACATTTCCCGTACATCAGCGAAAGCGCAGAGGTGAACGGCGACGATATCGAAATCGTGTTCTACGATACGTCGATGAAGACATGGAAGTTCCGATACTGTTATTGGAGGAGTAGCCAGAGTTTCGTGTTTACTAGAGGGTGGAATCGCTTCGTGAAGGAGAAGAAACTAAAGGCCAACGACATTATCACGTTTTACACATACGAGAGCTGTGGAAGAGATGAGAATGGCGGATCATTGAACTTCATTGACGTAATCTACAAGAAATCGGAGGATGATCAGAGCGAAAGTAGTTGCTTAGCGGCGGAGAAAGAGAGTGTCAAGAATGAGAAAATATTGGAGAGGGAAGAATTAAGGCAAAATCAGGAGAAGGAttatgagaagatgaagaagaaggaaatttTGAGCTTTGAATTGAATCGTAATGATAAGAAAGTTGGGGAAAAGCGAGTCAGACTATTTGGAGTGCATATtaattga